Genomic DNA from Leptolyngbyaceae cyanobacterium:
TAAATTATCCATCCAAGCAGGAGGTCGATTAAGCTTTTTTGAAAAATATTTAACTGTCTGGGTTTTCTTGTGCATTGTGGTCGGCATTTTGCTAGGAAAATTATTTCCTGATATAGCAGTTGCTCTTGATGCCATGAGTATTTATCAGGTATCGATTCCGATCGCGATCTGCCTATTTTTCATGATGTATCCCATCATGGTGAAAATAGATTTTACCCAAGCAACTAATGCCATTCGCGCGCCTAAACCAGTTATCCTTACTTTAGTGGTGAATTGGTTAATTAAACCATTTACGATGGTGGTTTTTGCCCAGTTTTTCATAGGTTGGTTGTTTCGTCATTTAATAATAGGAAATGAGTTAATTCGCGGTGTAGAAGTTTCCATAGCAAACTCCTATATTGCCGGAACAATTTTATTAGGTATTGCCCCTTGTACCGCGATGGTATTGATGTGGGGATATCTCTGTTATGGCAATCAGGGACACACCCTGATCATGGTAGCGGTCAATTCTTTGGCAATGCTGTTTCTCTATGCACCATTGGGCAGATGGTTACTAGCAGCTAACGATTTAACTGTACCTTGGGAAACGATCGTTTTATCAGTGCTGATTTATGTGGGTTTGCCACTGATAGCGGGAATGTATAGCCGTTACTGGATTTTGAAAAATAAGGGCAGAGAATGGTTTGAGAGGAGGTTTATTAAGTATCTGAGTCCGATCGCGATCGCAGCCCTTTTAATTACCTTAATTCTCTTATTTGCCTTCAAGGGAGATCTGATTATCCAAAATCCGTTGCACATTCTGCTAATTGCCGTACCTCTGTTCATCCAAACTAATTTTATCTTTCTCATTAGTTACGTAGCCGCTTTGAAAATGAAGCTTTCCTATGAAGATTCTGCACCTGCTGCTTTAATTGGCGCTAGCAATCATTTTGAAGTGGCAATTGCCACAGCCGTAATGCTGTTTGGGTTAAATTCCGGTGCTGCATTAGCAACTGTTGTTGGAGTTTTAATTGAAGTTCCCGTGATGTTAATGTTAGTGGAAGTTTGTAAGAAAACGGCGATGTGGTTTCCTAGAGAACCAGAGAAAGCTACTTTACGCGATCCGCGTTGTATCAGTTCTTTTTAGCCATTTTAACCGTAGGGTGGGTTAGGCACGATCGATAAATTCTGCCTTAAAACAGATAATTAACAAATCGTGCCGTAACCCACCATTCCACTCACCTCTAAGATCAT
This window encodes:
- the arsB gene encoding ACR3 family arsenite efflux transporter — encoded protein: MSTNHPKTGKLSIQAGGRLSFFEKYLTVWVFLCIVVGILLGKLFPDIAVALDAMSIYQVSIPIAICLFFMMYPIMVKIDFTQATNAIRAPKPVILTLVVNWLIKPFTMVVFAQFFIGWLFRHLIIGNELIRGVEVSIANSYIAGTILLGIAPCTAMVLMWGYLCYGNQGHTLIMVAVNSLAMLFLYAPLGRWLLAANDLTVPWETIVLSVLIYVGLPLIAGMYSRYWILKNKGREWFERRFIKYLSPIAIAALLITLILLFAFKGDLIIQNPLHILLIAVPLFIQTNFIFLISYVAALKMKLSYEDSAPAALIGASNHFEVAIATAVMLFGLNSGAALATVVGVLIEVPVMLMLVEVCKKTAMWFPREPEKATLRDPRCISSF